A window from Streptomyces sp. NBC_00335 encodes these proteins:
- a CDS encoding 4'-phosphopantetheinyl transferase family protein codes for MTAAAGPAPGAGASAQPWLTSPGPGLWAVRVSLYADRARESEGMLDAAERARLQGIRRAGDRDQYRVAHVVLRQLLGDRLGEDPARVRFFREPCPGCGAPHGRPAVPGVPLHFSLSHAGDAVLVAFADSPVGVDVEERPVPALAAQVASELAEVLHPAERAELAALPAEELPGAVARCWSRKEAYLKGIGIGLGGNPALTYVGTGATPSAPPGWTVEDVPAFPGYVAARAVRTGRVGSAS; via the coding sequence ATGACCGCCGCGGCGGGCCCGGCCCCCGGCGCCGGCGCCTCGGCGCAGCCCTGGCTCACCTCGCCCGGACCGGGGCTGTGGGCCGTGCGCGTCAGCCTGTACGCGGACCGGGCGCGGGAGTCGGAGGGGATGCTCGACGCAGCCGAGCGGGCCCGGCTCCAGGGGATCAGGCGGGCCGGCGACCGTGACCAGTACCGGGTCGCGCACGTCGTGCTGCGGCAGTTGCTGGGCGACCGCCTCGGTGAGGACCCGGCGCGGGTGCGCTTCTTCCGCGAGCCGTGCCCCGGCTGCGGGGCGCCGCACGGTCGGCCGGCCGTGCCCGGCGTGCCGCTGCACTTCTCGCTGTCCCACGCGGGGGACGCCGTACTGGTGGCCTTCGCGGACAGTCCGGTCGGAGTCGACGTCGAGGAGCGGCCGGTGCCCGCGCTGGCCGCCCAGGTGGCCTCCGAACTGGCCGAGGTCCTCCATCCGGCCGAGCGCGCCGAGCTGGCGGCGCTGCCGGCCGAGGAGCTTCCCGGCGCGGTGGCCCGCTGCTGGTCCCGCAAGGAGGCCTATCTCAAGGGGATCGGCATCGGCCTCGGCGGGAACCCGGCCCTGACGTACGTGGGCACGGGCGCGACCCCCTCGGCTCCGCCGGGATGGACCGTCGAGGACGTGCCCGCCTTTCCCGGCTACGTGGCGGCACGCGCCGTCCGTACGGGCCGAGTTGGCTCCGCCAGCTAG
- a CDS encoding Lrp/AsnC family transcriptional regulator — protein MDAIDRQILRELQADGRLSNQELAQRVGLTPSPCMRRVRQLEEEGIIQGYRAVISPEAVGRGFEVLVSVEVRRDREAVEAFEAALQEIPDIIEAYRLFGSPGCLLRIAVADLRAYERLWIEKLTALSGVTEVNSQIIMKRIKEPEGLPV, from the coding sequence ATGGACGCGATCGACAGACAAATCTTGCGCGAGCTCCAGGCCGACGGCCGGCTCAGCAACCAGGAGCTGGCCCAGCGCGTGGGCCTCACCCCCTCCCCCTGCATGCGCCGGGTCCGCCAGCTGGAAGAGGAAGGGATCATCCAGGGGTACCGCGCGGTGATCTCCCCCGAAGCGGTGGGCCGCGGCTTCGAGGTCCTGGTCTCCGTGGAGGTCCGCCGCGACCGCGAGGCCGTCGAGGCCTTCGAGGCGGCCCTCCAGGAGATCCCCGACATCATCGAGGCCTACCGCCTCTTCGGCAGCCCCGGCTGCCTCCTGCGCATCGCGGTCGCGGACCTCCGCGCGTACGAACGCCTCTGGATCGAAAAGCTGACGGCCCTCTCGGGCGTCACGGAGGTCAACTCCCAGATCATCATGAAGCGCATCAAGGAACCGGAGGGCCTGCCGGTCTGA
- a CDS encoding GNAT family N-acetyltransferase: protein MTTATLHPAAAHAILSPRTPVPAPRWHEAPGVPEFFVRPARRDDGPALAALSRPFVHAGALRERPLSLYLSRASDFLVAQAPDGTLEGCLGLREHPAAGVLYNFCVAAHRQGSGMGARLLHAALARARNRSLTTLFTATTGSGRLFLQNGFLPACPALAPAEWARSLDPARGARVLSRAL from the coding sequence TTGACCACGGCCACGCTGCACCCTGCCGCCGCGCACGCCATCCTGTCGCCCCGCACCCCCGTCCCCGCCCCCCGGTGGCACGAGGCCCCCGGGGTCCCCGAGTTCTTCGTGCGCCCGGCGCGCCGGGACGACGGCCCGGCGCTCGCCGCCCTCTCCCGGCCGTTCGTCCATGCGGGGGCGCTGCGCGAACGCCCGCTCTCCCTCTACCTCTCCCGGGCGTCCGACTTCCTCGTCGCGCAAGCACCCGACGGAACCCTCGAAGGCTGCCTCGGGCTGCGCGAACACCCCGCCGCCGGCGTGCTGTACAACTTCTGCGTCGCGGCCCACCGGCAGGGCTCCGGCATGGGCGCCCGGCTGCTGCACGCGGCGCTCGCCAGGGCCCGCAACCGCTCCCTGACCACGCTGTTCACGGCGACGACCGGCAGCGGCCGCCTCTTCCTCCAGAACGGCTTCCTCCCGGCCTGCCCGGCCCTGGCGCCCGCCGAGTGGGCCCGTTCCCTGGACCCCGCCCGGGGCGCACGCGTGCTGTCCCGCGCCCTGTAG
- a CDS encoding amidohydrolase, with the protein MLCSRLTNANFVTMDPDRPFAHTLGIWRGRIVGLDEDVASLPAREVIDLQGATVLPGFIDSHVHLAWTGLKQSTPSVAPCERVEDVLAVVAEAVSRSAGGDGAWVDVMGYDQRALGRHLTAAELDAVSPGRKVFLMHDSGHGCVVNSAVLRLLPDGVPHQDGFLAEGAMTAARRLRLPYGQDEIADAVERAARTCLAEGVTAVAEAGIGGGLLGHSPVELGAYQLLRDRGRLPLRVQLMPAGDTLRPREAHREDGIPRSLDLGMRTGFGDDWLSLGALKIYTDGGMMARTAALTAPYAGTDHTGQLQDDPDRLTRLIVDGHLAGWQLAVHAIGDRAADLALDALEEAQRLRPRPDARHRIEHAGLIRPDQLPRFARLGVSAVVQPAFLYSFGDDYADVMGEERAPWMYRGRGFLDHGVTLVGSSDRPVTDGAPLRAIQFMVERASASGRPIGPDEAVTVEEALRAYTVAGAYACRWDDRAGSLTPGKRADLVVLGDDPRRVDPSRISAIEVVETFVDGHQTTTDAGKL; encoded by the coding sequence ATGCTGTGTTCGAGGCTGACCAACGCGAACTTCGTCACCATGGATCCGGACCGCCCCTTCGCCCACACGCTGGGGATCTGGCGGGGGCGGATCGTGGGGCTCGACGAGGACGTGGCCTCGCTGCCGGCCCGTGAGGTCATCGATCTGCAGGGCGCCACCGTGCTGCCCGGGTTCATCGACAGTCACGTCCACCTGGCCTGGACCGGGCTGAAGCAGAGCACCCCGAGCGTCGCCCCGTGCGAGCGCGTCGAGGACGTGCTGGCGGTGGTGGCGGAGGCGGTCTCCCGCTCTGCGGGCGGGGACGGCGCCTGGGTCGACGTCATGGGGTACGACCAGCGGGCGCTGGGGCGGCACCTGACCGCCGCCGAGCTGGACGCGGTCAGCCCCGGGCGCAAGGTGTTCCTGATGCACGACTCGGGACACGGGTGCGTCGTGAACAGCGCGGTGCTGCGCCTGCTCCCCGACGGCGTCCCGCACCAGGACGGCTTCCTGGCCGAGGGCGCCATGACCGCCGCGCGCCGGCTCCGGCTGCCGTACGGGCAGGACGAGATCGCCGATGCCGTCGAGCGCGCGGCCCGGACCTGCCTCGCCGAAGGCGTGACCGCCGTCGCCGAGGCGGGCATCGGGGGCGGGCTGCTCGGCCACAGCCCGGTGGAGCTCGGCGCGTACCAGCTGCTGCGGGACCGGGGGAGGCTGCCCCTGCGGGTGCAGCTCATGCCCGCGGGCGATACGTTGCGGCCGCGCGAAGCGCACCGGGAGGACGGGATCCCCCGCTCGCTGGACCTGGGCATGCGCACCGGGTTCGGCGACGACTGGCTGTCGCTGGGCGCGCTCAAGATCTACACCGACGGCGGGATGATGGCCCGCACCGCCGCGCTCACGGCCCCGTACGCGGGCACGGACCACACCGGACAGCTCCAGGACGACCCCGACCGCCTCACCCGGCTCATCGTGGACGGCCACCTCGCCGGCTGGCAGCTCGCCGTCCACGCCATCGGGGACCGCGCCGCCGACCTCGCGCTCGACGCGCTGGAGGAGGCGCAGCGGCTACGGCCCCGGCCGGACGCGCGGCACCGGATCGAGCACGCCGGGCTGATCCGCCCCGACCAGCTCCCGCGCTTCGCGCGCCTGGGCGTCAGCGCGGTCGTCCAGCCGGCCTTCCTGTACTCCTTCGGGGACGACTATGCGGACGTGATGGGTGAGGAGCGGGCCCCCTGGATGTACCGGGGGCGCGGGTTCCTGGACCACGGGGTGACGCTCGTGGGCAGCTCGGACCGGCCCGTCACGGACGGGGCTCCGCTCCGGGCGATCCAGTTCATGGTCGAGCGCGCCTCCGCCTCCGGGCGGCCGATCGGGCCGGACGAGGCGGTCACGGTCGAGGAGGCGCTGCGCGCCTACACGGTCGCCGGTGCGTACGCCTGCCGGTGGGACGACAGGGCGGGCAGCCTCACTCCGGGCAAGCGCGCCGACCTGGTCGTCCTGGGCGACGACCCGCGGCGCGTCGATCCCTCCCGGATCAGTGCCATCGAGGTCGTGGAGACCTTTGTTGACGGACACCAGACGACGACGGATGCGGGAAAGCTGTGA